A region from the Leptospirillum ferriphilum ML-04 genome encodes:
- a CDS encoding adenylate kinase, giving the protein MFKSVVVFIGPPGVGKGTQASLLADSFSIPKFATGDLLREALKNKTPLGIEAKNYMDSGKLVPDQLVLNLIKGKISALDKETGFILDGFPRTLSQAEGLDEILLTLCHNVSLAVEFSMDEEERIARLTGRRLCPNCQRTYHILFAPPKKDSLCDYCSVQLVQRADDNEEVIRKRSAVYWETTEPLLNYYRQKNILKVVDASSSIENVFSRIKHIFQELN; this is encoded by the coding sequence ATGTTCAAGTCAGTAGTAGTTTTTATTGGTCCTCCGGGTGTGGGTAAAGGTACGCAAGCATCATTGCTTGCAGATTCTTTTTCAATTCCAAAGTTTGCAACTGGTGATTTGTTAAGAGAGGCTTTAAAGAATAAGACTCCTCTTGGGATTGAAGCAAAGAATTATATGGACTCAGGTAAGTTAGTTCCTGACCAGCTTGTTTTAAACTTGATCAAGGGAAAAATTTCAGCTCTAGATAAAGAAACAGGTTTTATCCTCGATGGGTTCCCTCGGACTTTAAGTCAAGCAGAAGGCCTTGATGAAATTTTATTAACGTTATGTCATAATGTCAGTTTGGCAGTTGAATTTTCTATGGATGAAGAGGAAAGAATCGCAAGGCTTACAGGGAGAAGGTTATGTCCTAACTGTCAAAGGACATATCATATTTTATTTGCTCCTCCTAAAAAAGATTCATTATGCGACTACTGCTCTGTTCAACTTGTCCAACGGGCGGATGATAACGAAGAAGTTATTCGTAAACGATCCGCTGTGTATTGGGAGACAACTGAGCCTCTTTTAAACTATTATCGGCAAAAAAATATTCTTAAGGTAGTTGATGCCAGTTCTTCGATTGAGAATGTTTTTTCCCGGATAAAACACATCTTTCAAGAGTTAAATTAG
- the secY gene encoding preprotein translocase subunit SecY, with the protein MLARILHTFENIGKIPELRQRILFTIGMLAVYRIGAYIPTPGVNGNALSQFLHQNGGALIGFFDMFSGGALSRLTIFALGIMPYISASIILQLLTVVHPTLQAMAKEGERGRKIITRYTRYLTVLIALVQSFGIALGLEGMNNGQFVPHPGWSFRFIVVITLTAATTFVMWIGEQITERGVGNGISLIIFSGIIARLPAAIINTYKLYNQGEISGFLILALVVMVFLIVSSIVFIETARRKIPIQYAKRLVGNKMMGGQSTHIPFKINTAGVIPPIFASSLISFPAIIAGFVSVPWIQSFGKSLSPGSFSYTGLYVLLIVFFCFFYTAVVLNPTDIAENMQKYGGYIPGVRPGQKTVEYLYRVMNRITFVGALYLSIVCVIPELLIYQLHVPFYFGGTSLLIVIGVSLDTAQQIESYMMSRNYEGILKKTRIKGRTA; encoded by the coding sequence TTGCTCGCCCGTATACTGCACACATTTGAAAATATCGGAAAAATACCAGAGCTGCGCCAACGTATCCTTTTTACTATTGGTATGCTAGCCGTTTACCGTATTGGTGCCTATATCCCAACGCCAGGTGTAAATGGAAATGCTCTCTCCCAGTTTCTTCATCAAAATGGGGGAGCACTAATTGGTTTTTTTGATATGTTTTCTGGGGGAGCTCTTTCCCGCTTAACAATTTTTGCTTTAGGGATTATGCCCTATATCTCAGCTTCTATTATTCTTCAGCTATTGACAGTCGTGCATCCAACATTACAGGCAATGGCGAAGGAAGGAGAAAGAGGCAGAAAAATTATCACCCGCTATACGCGCTATTTAACGGTATTAATTGCTCTTGTTCAATCCTTCGGAATCGCATTAGGGCTGGAGGGGATGAATAATGGTCAATTTGTACCTCATCCCGGTTGGTCTTTCCGTTTTATAGTTGTCATCACTTTGACAGCTGCAACAACATTTGTAATGTGGATTGGCGAACAAATTACAGAAAGAGGCGTTGGTAACGGGATCAGTCTTATAATTTTTTCAGGTATTATAGCCAGATTACCAGCTGCTATCATCAACACTTACAAATTATATAATCAGGGAGAGATCTCTGGCTTCTTAATTCTGGCTCTCGTTGTAATGGTTTTTTTGATTGTAAGCTCGATCGTTTTTATTGAAACAGCAAGAAGAAAAATACCTATTCAATATGCTAAAAGACTTGTTGGCAATAAAATGATGGGTGGTCAATCAACACATATTCCGTTCAAAATCAATACAGCGGGGGTTATCCCTCCAATTTTTGCAAGTTCTTTAATCTCATTTCCTGCCATCATAGCAGGGTTTGTTTCAGTACCTTGGATTCAATCCTTTGGGAAATCACTCTCTCCTGGTAGTTTTTCCTATACAGGCTTGTATGTTCTTTTAATTGTTTTCTTTTGTTTTTTTTATACAGCCGTAGTATTGAACCCTACGGACATAGCTGAGAACATGCAAAAGTATGGGGGGTACATACCCGGCGTCAGACCAGGACAAAAGACTGTTGAGTACCTCTATCGAGTTATGAACAGAATCACATTCGTAGGTGCTCTCTATCTTTCTATTGTTTGCGTTATTCCCGAGCTTCTTATTTATCAATTGCATGTTCCTTTTTACTTCGGAGGAACATCCTTATTGATTGTTATTGGGGTTTCATTGGATACGGCGCAACAAATTGAATCCTATATGATGTCTAGAAATTATGAAGGTATTCTGAAAAAAACTCGTATTAAGGGGAGGACTGCTTAA
- the rplO gene encoding 50S ribosomal protein L15 — protein sequence MKIHDLYPAPGSNKRKKRVGRGPGSGHGKTSTKGHKGQHARSGGVKPPGFEGGQMPLILRIPKRGFKSPNKISTSIFNIATLEEYEFPDLLVSAETLLKAGLVKPSVQRIKILAEGEPTKAYKIQDLEISKSAQEKIESAGGSVISTLN from the coding sequence ATGAAAATTCATGATTTATATCCGGCACCAGGATCAAACAAAAGGAAAAAAAGAGTAGGCCGAGGCCCCGGCTCAGGTCATGGAAAAACCTCTACTAAAGGACATAAAGGTCAGCACGCAAGATCAGGAGGCGTTAAGCCACCAGGATTTGAAGGCGGTCAGATGCCCCTCATTCTTCGGATCCCAAAAAGAGGTTTTAAAAGCCCCAACAAAATTTCGACCTCTATTTTTAATATAGCGACATTAGAGGAGTACGAGTTTCCAGATTTACTTGTTTCGGCAGAAACTCTCCTTAAGGCAGGTTTAGTAAAACCCAGTGTACAGCGTATAAAAATATTGGCAGAAGGCGAACCTACCAAGGCCTATAAAATTCAAGACCTGGAGATTAGCAAGTCCGCCCAAGAAAAAATCGAATCAGCGGGTGGTTCTGTTATTTCTACTCTTAATTAA
- the rpmD gene encoding 50S ribosomal protein L30, with product MNKENTQLEITLKKSLIGTPLKIKKVLIALGLKHINQKVIHFASPSILGMIKKTQHMISVEHK from the coding sequence ATGAATAAAGAAAATACTCAATTAGAAATAACATTAAAAAAAAGTCTCATTGGAACTCCATTGAAAATTAAGAAAGTCTTGATAGCCTTGGGGCTTAAACACATTAACCAAAAGGTTATTCATTTTGCATCTCCTTCTATTCTCGGAATGATTAAAAAGACTCAACATATGATTTCAGTTGAACATAAGTGA
- the rpsE gene encoding 30S ribosomal protein S5 codes for MIVQKIDQNSLKDKVVFINRVSKVVKGGKRFSFSALVVVGNGNGVVGFGKGKAGEVPDAIKKAVENAKKNLVAIPLKQTTVPHEVIGHFGAEDVMIKPASEGTGMIAGGAVRAVMEVLGVTNILCKSLGSGNPYNVVRATIEGLKKLRSYHDVMLERKSSA; via the coding sequence GTGATCGTTCAAAAAATTGACCAGAACTCTTTGAAAGATAAAGTTGTTTTTATTAATAGAGTCTCTAAAGTCGTTAAAGGTGGAAAGCGCTTTTCTTTTTCAGCACTAGTTGTCGTAGGCAACGGAAACGGTGTTGTTGGTTTTGGTAAGGGTAAGGCAGGCGAAGTTCCGGATGCTATTAAAAAAGCTGTCGAAAATGCGAAAAAGAATCTCGTTGCCATTCCACTAAAGCAAACGACTGTTCCTCATGAGGTTATCGGACATTTTGGTGCTGAAGATGTGATGATTAAACCAGCTTCAGAAGGTACTGGAATGATTGCTGGTGGAGCCGTTCGAGCAGTTATGGAAGTTTTGGGGGTTACCAATATACTCTGTAAATCACTTGGTTCAGGTAATCCATATAACGTCGTAAGGGCTACTATTGAGGGGTTAAAAAAACTCAGAAGCTACCATGATGTAATGCTAGAAAGAAAAAGCTCCGCCTAA
- the rplR gene encoding 50S ribosomal protein L18, protein MVSKSNRLYVRKSKHQRVRKKIKGTSERPRLTVFRSLKYIYAQLIDDSVGRTIVSASSLKGFSGSRDSSETAKEVGKLIGKLAMEKNIQKVVFDRSGYLYHGRIKALAEGARESGLQF, encoded by the coding sequence ATCGTGTCAAAAAGTAATCGTTTATACGTCAGAAAGTCGAAACATCAGAGGGTAAGAAAAAAAATAAAGGGGACTTCCGAGCGACCAAGGCTAACAGTTTTTCGAAGCCTTAAGTACATCTATGCCCAATTAATAGATGATAGTGTCGGACGTACAATCGTCTCAGCTTCTTCATTAAAAGGATTTTCAGGTTCTAGAGATTCCTCGGAAACAGCCAAAGAAGTGGGCAAATTAATAGGAAAGTTGGCAATGGAAAAAAACATTCAAAAAGTGGTTTTTGATCGTAGTGGTTATCTTTACCACGGCCGTATTAAAGCTTTGGCTGAAGGTGCGAGAGAATCCGGTCTTCAATTTTAG
- the rplF gene encoding 50S ribosomal protein L6 has translation MSRIGKMPIIIPSSVQAKEENGILTFKGPFGELKHKLPQGFSIEKQGNSLFLKRPSDDPGHKAFHGLHRTLIANKVKGVSEQFKKVLELNGVGYRAQLNGTTLSLSVGFTHTVEFTLPSLIKASIEKQTIITLSSPDKELLGQFAADVRSIRPPEPYKGKGIKYSGEKILRKEGKTGKK, from the coding sequence ATGTCTCGTATAGGAAAAATGCCAATTATCATTCCTTCAAGTGTCCAGGCTAAGGAAGAGAATGGAATACTGACGTTTAAAGGTCCTTTTGGGGAATTAAAGCATAAGTTACCCCAAGGCTTTTCCATTGAAAAGCAAGGGAACTCTCTTTTCCTGAAAAGACCTTCAGATGACCCGGGGCATAAGGCTTTTCACGGCCTACACCGTACCCTAATAGCTAATAAGGTCAAGGGGGTAAGTGAGCAGTTTAAAAAAGTTCTTGAGCTAAATGGTGTCGGTTATCGAGCTCAATTAAATGGGACGACTTTAAGTTTAAGTGTGGGATTTACTCATACTGTAGAATTTACTCTTCCATCTTTAATTAAAGCGTCCATTGAAAAACAAACAATTATTACTTTGTCTTCTCCGGATAAGGAATTGCTGGGACAATTCGCTGCAGATGTGCGAAGTATTAGACCTCCGGAACCTTATAAAGGCAAGGGTATTAAATATAGTGGTGAAAAAATCCTGCGTAAAGAAGGTAAAACGGGTAAAAAGTAA
- the rpsH gene encoding 30S ribosomal protein S8 codes for MAMTDPIADLLTRIRNANMRLYERVSCQHSKIKEELLKILLEEGFISSFETLETDGKKDLHIKLKYVKDRERVLKGIKRISTPGLRVYRKAQDYKSLMGGVGITIISTSKGLMTDSKAKSLHIGGEVICQVW; via the coding sequence ATGGCAATGACAGATCCGATTGCAGATTTGCTGACTCGGATACGGAACGCGAATATGCGTCTTTACGAAAGAGTCAGCTGTCAACACTCGAAAATAAAAGAAGAATTATTAAAAATTTTACTAGAAGAAGGATTTATTTCCTCTTTTGAAACATTAGAGACAGATGGTAAAAAAGATCTTCATATTAAATTAAAGTACGTTAAAGACCGCGAAAGGGTCTTAAAAGGCATCAAACGAATTTCTACCCCTGGTCTTAGGGTTTATAGGAAAGCCCAAGATTATAAATCATTGATGGGTGGAGTCGGTATTACTATTATTTCAACCTCAAAAGGACTTATGACAGACTCTAAGGCTAAGTCCTTGCATATTGGTGGTGAGGTTATTTGCCAAGTCTGGTAA
- a CDS encoding type Z 30S ribosomal protein S14 — MSRKSLIVKWQRTPKFKVRHYSRCNLCGRPKGYIREFKLCRICFRNLALQGEIPGITKSSW; from the coding sequence TTGTCCCGTAAATCATTAATTGTAAAATGGCAACGAACCCCTAAGTTTAAAGTGAGACATTATAGCAGATGCAATCTCTGTGGTAGACCGAAGGGTTATATAAGAGAATTTAAACTCTGCAGAATTTGCTTTAGAAATTTAGCTCTTCAGGGTGAGATTCCAGGTATTACAAAGTCTTCTTGGTAA
- the rplE gene encoding 50S ribosomal protein L5: MEQSKKNSTTGKSKQTTSKSKSTKKEADSGKKIESPSLQESSAEPAPVPRLKKKYEDSIRSALIKELSLKNVMEAPKLSKITINVGLGEAVANPKLLDSAVKELELISGQKAVKTRARKSIAGFKLREGMPIGSMVTLRGNKMWEFLDRFISIALPRIRDFKGLNDKAFDGRGNYTTGLREQIIFPEIKYDEVSLFHGMDITFSTTARTDNEGRALLKHLGIPFKK; encoded by the coding sequence ATGGAACAGAGCAAAAAGAATTCCACAACAGGTAAGTCCAAGCAGACAACTTCTAAATCTAAGTCTACAAAAAAAGAAGCTGACTCAGGTAAGAAAATTGAAAGTCCAAGCCTCCAGGAGAGTTCTGCCGAGCCTGCTCCAGTTCCTCGCCTTAAGAAAAAATATGAGGACTCTATTCGAAGTGCATTAATCAAGGAATTATCTCTAAAAAATGTTATGGAAGCCCCGAAGCTCTCTAAGATAACAATTAATGTTGGACTTGGAGAAGCTGTTGCAAATCCTAAGCTTTTAGATTCTGCCGTAAAAGAGTTAGAGCTTATTTCCGGTCAAAAAGCCGTCAAGACCAGAGCAAGAAAATCTATTGCAGGGTTTAAGCTCAGAGAAGGGATGCCCATAGGATCGATGGTAACGCTTCGCGGCAATAAAATGTGGGAATTTCTTGATCGATTCATTTCTATCGCACTTCCTCGAATTAGAGATTTTAAAGGATTAAACGACAAAGCATTTGATGGTCGTGGTAACTACACAACTGGTTTAAGAGAGCAAATTATCTTTCCCGAAATCAAATATGATGAAGTTTCACTTTTTCATGGGATGGATATTACTTTTTCCACTACAGCTCGTACAGACAATGAAGGAAGAGCATTGTTGAAGCATCTCGGTATTCCGTTTAAAAAGTAA
- the rplX gene encoding 50S ribosomal protein L24, translating into MKIKNSRQTQSSFPALRKNDKVKVISGKDRGKEGLILKIDRSSNRLIVENVNQITKAIKPDQNHPQGGFITRENYLGVSKVMLVCPGCHKPTRISHAILSDGKKVRVCKHCQEHIDK; encoded by the coding sequence ATGAAAATTAAAAACTCTCGACAAACTCAATCTTCTTTTCCTGCCCTTCGTAAAAACGATAAGGTAAAGGTTATTTCAGGAAAAGACAGGGGTAAAGAAGGTTTAATCCTTAAAATTGATCGGTCCTCAAATAGGCTGATTGTAGAAAATGTAAACCAGATCACCAAAGCTATCAAGCCAGACCAGAATCATCCTCAAGGCGGCTTTATAACGAGAGAGAATTACCTTGGGGTTTCAAAAGTTATGTTAGTTTGTCCTGGATGTCATAAACCTACTAGAATTTCTCACGCGATTCTTTCAGACGGGAAAAAAGTCAGAGTTTGTAAGCATTGCCAGGAACATATCGACAAATAA
- the rplN gene encoding 50S ribosomal protein L14: MIQLRSILEVADNSGAKKVMCFHIMGGSRRRYASLGDTIVVSVKEATPNASVKKGDVAKAVVVRTVKEVRRIDGSYIRFDQNAAVLINAQGEPIGTRIFGPVARELRLRKFMKILSLAPEVI; encoded by the coding sequence ATGATCCAGTTAAGATCGATTCTTGAAGTAGCAGATAATTCAGGTGCAAAAAAAGTCATGTGCTTTCACATTATGGGAGGAAGCCGGCGACGCTACGCTTCTTTAGGGGATACGATAGTTGTTTCTGTAAAAGAAGCAACCCCGAATGCCTCAGTTAAAAAAGGAGATGTAGCGAAGGCTGTCGTAGTGAGAACCGTTAAAGAGGTTAGGCGTATTGACGGATCGTACATAAGATTTGATCAAAATGCAGCTGTTTTAATAAATGCACAAGGTGAGCCTATAGGAACGCGTATTTTTGGTCCAGTAGCTCGTGAACTCCGCCTAAGAAAATTTATGAAAATCCTTTCTTTGGCTCCAGAAGTTATCTAG
- the rpsQ gene encoding 30S ribosomal protein S17, which translates to MSDHLTPNSSKSKKISQAQGVVVGNKMMKTVVVEIQRRVLHPLYHKVVSRRTRIKAHTQEPIEVGSVVEIISTRPISKDKSHRVLRVISTPKIVN; encoded by the coding sequence ATGTCTGACCATCTCACGCCAAATTCATCCAAATCAAAAAAAATATCTCAAGCTCAAGGTGTTGTTGTTGGCAATAAAATGATGAAAACGGTCGTTGTAGAAATTCAAAGACGCGTCCTTCACCCTTTGTACCATAAAGTTGTTTCAAGGCGAACCCGAATTAAGGCACACACTCAAGAACCTATTGAGGTTGGGTCTGTCGTTGAAATTATATCCACTCGTCCGATTAGCAAAGATAAAAGCCATCGTGTATTAAGAGTTATTTCCACCCCTAAGATTGTTAATTGA
- the rpmC gene encoding 50S ribosomal protein L29 → MKVSDIRSLSESEILEKIKELRRELLMLRIQRVNGRLDKPHLLKEYKKDVSRMLTILTERKMLKNV, encoded by the coding sequence GTGAAGGTATCCGATATTAGATCTCTTTCTGAATCTGAGATTTTAGAAAAGATTAAAGAATTGCGAAGAGAGTTACTAATGCTTCGAATTCAACGTGTAAATGGCCGGCTGGACAAGCCACATCTTTTAAAAGAGTACAAGAAAGATGTTTCTAGAATGCTAACGATCCTGACAGAGAGGAAGATGTTAAAAAATGTCTGA
- the rplP gene encoding 50S ribosomal protein L16 has product MLSPKKVKHRKMMKGNLKGKAYRGSELAFGDYGLKALEPVWLTARQIEAGRIAITRYVKRGGKVWIRVFPDKPITKKPAETRMGSGKGNPEYWVAVIKPGRIIFEMEGVSPEIAQEALRLASYKMPMATKIVTRGEEA; this is encoded by the coding sequence ATGTTAAGTCCAAAAAAAGTAAAACATAGAAAGATGATGAAGGGGAACCTCAAAGGAAAGGCATATAGAGGTTCCGAGTTAGCATTTGGAGATTATGGTTTAAAGGCGTTAGAACCGGTTTGGTTAACAGCCCGACAAATTGAAGCAGGAAGAATTGCCATTACTCGATATGTAAAGCGTGGCGGTAAAGTTTGGATTCGTGTATTTCCAGATAAGCCAATTACTAAAAAACCAGCAGAAACTCGTATGGGTTCAGGCAAAGGAAACCCTGAGTACTGGGTGGCAGTTATTAAGCCAGGCCGGATTATTTTTGAGATGGAAGGGGTTTCTCCTGAAATTGCTCAAGAAGCTTTAAGGTTGGCTTCATATAAAATGCCTATGGCAACAAAGATTGTAACCAGAGGTGAAGAAGCGTGA
- the rpsC gene encoding 30S ribosomal protein S3 → MGQKVHPIGFRLGYIKTWSSRWYAQKGFADLLHEDLKIRKMVKKKLFHAGIAKIEIERTGKDALARISIHTARPGLIIGKKGLEIEKLKSELEETTKSHVSINIKEIKKPELEAQLIAESVASQLEKRISYRRAMKKSVSSALRFGALGVKICCAGRLGGSEIARTEWYREGRVPLHTLRADIDFGFAEASTTFGKIGVKVWVYRGEILPGQEEVLSKPKERRGRQ, encoded by the coding sequence TTGGGACAAAAGGTTCATCCAATAGGATTCCGGTTAGGTTATATCAAAACTTGGAGTTCACGATGGTATGCGCAAAAAGGTTTTGCTGATCTACTACACGAAGACTTGAAAATTAGAAAAATGGTGAAGAAAAAACTTTTTCATGCAGGAATCGCCAAAATTGAAATTGAGAGAACAGGTAAGGATGCTCTCGCCCGAATTTCTATCCATACAGCTAGACCTGGTCTGATAATAGGAAAAAAAGGTCTAGAAATTGAAAAATTGAAAAGTGAGCTGGAAGAAACAACGAAGTCGCATGTTTCAATCAATATTAAGGAAATTAAAAAACCCGAATTAGAAGCACAATTAATAGCAGAATCAGTAGCTTCTCAGCTTGAAAAAAGAATTTCCTATAGACGAGCAATGAAAAAAAGTGTATCCTCAGCACTTCGTTTTGGCGCACTCGGGGTAAAAATTTGTTGTGCTGGTAGGCTAGGCGGTTCTGAAATTGCTCGTACTGAGTGGTATCGGGAAGGCAGGGTGCCTCTCCATACACTACGAGCGGATATAGATTTCGGATTCGCTGAAGCATCGACCACTTTTGGAAAAATTGGTGTAAAGGTTTGGGTCTATCGCGGAGAAATTCTCCCAGGACAAGAAGAAGTACTCTCCAAACCAAAAGAAAGACGGGGTCGGCAATAA
- the rplV gene encoding 50S ribosomal protein L22: MATAIAKNRYIRIAPRKVRYVADAIRGKSVNEAFALLNVTTRGAVRIVEKTLKSAVSNAVEKKIGSPSDLKVSEIFVDVGPIAKRMQPRAMGRAYSIKKRTSHLTIIVSV, from the coding sequence GTGGCTACAGCTATAGCTAAAAATAGGTATATTCGGATTGCCCCTCGTAAGGTGAGATATGTTGCTGATGCTATACGGGGAAAGTCTGTCAATGAGGCTTTTGCTTTATTGAATGTTACAACACGGGGTGCTGTCCGCATTGTGGAAAAGACTTTAAAGTCTGCAGTGAGTAATGCAGTAGAGAAAAAAATAGGCTCCCCCTCTGACTTAAAAGTGTCCGAAATTTTTGTAGACGTAGGTCCTATTGCCAAGCGGATGCAACCTCGAGCAATGGGTCGTGCGTATTCTATTAAAAAAAGAACATCCCATCTTACTATCATTGTTTCTGTTTAA
- the rpsS gene encoding 30S ribosomal protein S19 — protein sequence MPRSIKKGPFVDLHLMEKVSKSQNANDRKMIKTWSRRSMIVPEMIGFTLSVHNGKKFIPVYVTENMVGHKLGEFSPTRLFKSHGGSKVEKSARK from the coding sequence ATGCCAAGATCTATTAAGAAAGGTCCGTTTGTAGATTTGCATCTTATGGAAAAAGTAAGCAAATCCCAAAATGCCAATGATAGAAAAATGATCAAAACTTGGTCTCGCAGATCAATGATTGTTCCCGAAATGATTGGGTTTACGTTATCAGTACACAACGGGAAAAAGTTCATCCCTGTTTATGTAACTGAAAACATGGTCGGTCATAAATTAGGTGAGTTTTCTCCTACGCGACTATTTAAGTCCCATGGGGGATCAAAAGTTGAGAAGTCGGCGAGAAAATAG
- the rplB gene encoding 50S ribosomal protein L2, with the protein MAVKKYNPTSPASRYKTGYSFEEITSDKPYKPLTEPLISSGGRNNKGKLTSRHRGGGHKKSYRIIDFKRSKDGIPARVESIQYDPNRSARIALICYADGERNYILAPVGLNVNDIVQSGPGSDIKPANCLELAQIPLGTIVHNIEYKIGAGGKIARTAGSYAQILGRESDYVILKMPSGEMRKIHGRCRATIGQVGNLEHENISIGKAGRSRWLGKRPHVRGVAMNPVDHPLGGGEGKSSGGRHPCSPWGQPAKGFKTRSNPRTDSFIIRRRK; encoded by the coding sequence ATGGCAGTCAAGAAGTATAATCCAACTTCTCCCGCATCAAGATATAAAACGGGATATTCTTTTGAAGAAATCACCTCCGATAAACCATACAAGCCTCTTACCGAACCTCTTATTTCGAGTGGTGGCCGGAATAATAAAGGAAAGCTTACATCCAGACATCGAGGCGGGGGACATAAAAAATCTTATCGGATCATTGACTTCAAGAGATCCAAGGATGGAATCCCTGCCAGAGTTGAATCTATCCAATATGATCCAAATCGGTCTGCTCGAATTGCCCTCATTTGCTATGCCGATGGCGAAAGGAATTATATTCTGGCTCCTGTTGGCCTGAATGTGAACGACATTGTCCAATCTGGACCGGGTTCAGATATCAAGCCAGCCAATTGTCTAGAGTTAGCACAGATTCCGCTTGGTACAATTGTTCATAATATCGAATATAAGATTGGGGCAGGTGGAAAGATAGCTCGAACTGCAGGTTCATATGCTCAGATTCTTGGTCGTGAAAGTGATTACGTCATTTTAAAAATGCCTTCAGGCGAAATGAGAAAGATTCACGGCAGATGTAGAGCAACTATCGGACAAGTAGGAAACCTTGAACATGAAAATATATCCATCGGAAAAGCTGGGAGATCTCGATGGTTAGGAAAGCGTCCTCATGTTCGTGGGGTCGCCATGAATCCAGTTGACCATCCTCTCGGAGGAGGAGAAGGGAAATCTTCAGGTGGAAGGCACCCTTGTTCACCTTGGGGCCAGCCGGCCAAAGGATTTAAAACCCGCTCAAATCCAAGGACTGACAGTTTTATTATTCGGCGAAGAAAGTAA
- the rplW gene encoding 50S ribosomal protein L23, with the protein MDLSEILIRPIQTEKADNLREKNRTYEFHVRKDANKIDIAKAVESVFSVKVDSVHTVIRKGKTKRLGRFESQYPDRKRAFVTLHSGHKLDIFEGA; encoded by the coding sequence ATGGATCTGTCTGAGATATTAATTCGACCAATACAAACGGAAAAGGCAGACAATCTCCGTGAAAAAAACCGCACATACGAATTTCATGTCCGTAAAGATGCAAATAAAATCGACATTGCTAAAGCTGTCGAGTCAGTTTTCAGCGTTAAAGTAGATTCGGTCCACACAGTTATTCGCAAAGGCAAAACAAAAAGATTGGGCCGCTTTGAAAGTCAATATCCAGATAGAAAGAGGGCATTCGTCACTCTTCACTCTGGTCATAAACTCGATATTTTTGAGGGAGCTTGA
- the rplD gene encoding 50S ribosomal protein L4: MDIQMVALKDDSLKSLEINVSAEEAELINIPLLHEIIKMQRAGIRSGTASTKTRGEVSGGGKKPYRQKGTGRARQGSTRAPQWRGGAIIFGPRPRDYFYRQPAKKVVLAVKNAIFSHLENKSLYVVDSLDVPSRKTKDLIALFNKWSLFPGEERILIIDNGLSENIYYSCRNIPGLEILLPHQVNPYDLLIADKVLVSKEAFENMNVLLQGENKNGSV, translated from the coding sequence ATGGATATTCAGATGGTCGCCCTAAAAGACGATTCACTTAAAAGTCTTGAAATTAATGTTTCTGCAGAGGAAGCCGAACTCATCAATATTCCTCTCTTGCATGAAATCATTAAGATGCAACGGGCTGGAATTCGTTCTGGAACTGCATCTACCAAAACAAGGGGAGAGGTATCTGGCGGAGGAAAAAAGCCGTACCGACAAAAAGGTACGGGAAGAGCACGCCAAGGCTCTACAAGAGCCCCCCAATGGAGAGGTGGAGCAATCATATTTGGTCCGAGGCCCCGTGATTACTTTTATCGCCAACCTGCGAAAAAAGTTGTACTGGCAGTTAAAAATGCCATTTTTTCCCACTTGGAAAATAAATCTTTGTATGTTGTGGATTCACTCGATGTTCCGTCTAGAAAAACAAAAGACTTGATAGCTCTTTTTAATAAATGGTCCTTGTTTCCTGGTGAGGAGAGAATTCTCATTATAGATAATGGACTATCTGAAAATATTTATTATTCCTGTAGAAATATTCCTGGATTAGAAATTCTCCTTCCTCACCAAGTGAATCCGTATGACTTATTGATTGCTGATAAAGTTCTTGTTTCTAAAGAAGCTTTTGAAAATATGAATGTTCTTCTTCAAGGGGAGAATAAGAATGGATCTGTCTGA